A genomic window from Arthrobacter sp. FW305-BF8 includes:
- the istB gene encoding IS21-like element helper ATPase IstB: protein MSITTANSTAPALPADLEALMRQLKMPHARAIAPDVLATARAQRWEPAEVIKALLAEETKGRARSMLATRRKAAGFPTGKTFALWDEAASSIPAPTQQALRTLEWIHRKENLVVCGPSGTGKTFFLEALGQQAVEEGMRVAWFTLEDLGALIRSHRADDTVTRAVARILRADLVVVDDIGLLAVATDAAEGLYRVVDAAYEKRAVAVSSNLHPAGFDELMPKTLATATVDRLLHHAHVCQTTGDSIRLTQALAGKGVMPLN from the coding sequence ATGAGCATCACGACCGCGAACAGCACCGCACCGGCTCTGCCCGCCGACCTCGAGGCACTCATGCGGCAACTGAAAATGCCCCACGCCCGCGCCATCGCCCCGGACGTGTTGGCCACCGCCCGCGCTCAGCGCTGGGAACCGGCCGAGGTCATCAAAGCACTGCTCGCGGAGGAGACCAAGGGCCGGGCCCGGTCGATGCTCGCCACCCGCCGCAAGGCTGCAGGGTTCCCGACCGGCAAGACGTTCGCCCTCTGGGACGAAGCCGCGTCCTCGATCCCGGCACCGACCCAACAGGCCCTGCGCACCCTGGAATGGATCCACCGGAAAGAAAACCTCGTCGTCTGCGGCCCCTCCGGGACCGGAAAGACATTCTTCCTCGAAGCCCTCGGCCAGCAGGCCGTCGAAGAAGGGATGCGCGTCGCCTGGTTCACCCTTGAGGACCTCGGCGCCCTGATCCGTTCGCACCGGGCCGACGACACCGTCACCCGGGCCGTGGCTAGGATCCTGCGCGCAGATCTCGTGGTCGTGGATGACATCGGCCTCCTCGCCGTGGCCACCGACGCCGCCGAAGGCCTCTACCGGGTCGTCGACGCAGCCTATGAAAAACGGGCCGTCGCGGTCTCCTCGAACCTTCACCCCGCAGGCTTCGACGAGCTCATGCCCAAAACCCTGGCCACCGCGACTGTGGACCGGCTCCTGCACCACGCCCACGTCTGCCAAACCACCGGCGACTCCATCCGCCTCACCCAGGCCCTGGCCGGAAAGGGCGTCATGCCACTGAACTAA
- a CDS encoding amylo-alpha-1,6-glucosidase, whose amino-acid sequence MAGWNADTAAGPLGSATVTLIEGASFCISSDSGDLQPEYPHGVFVEDTRILSRWNLTVNGQPLEPLAAKTKQPYRGFFVGRVHRSDGYADSPLIVERLREVGAGILEQITVRNYSPTPAECIVSFKAEADFADLFEVKEARIQRCWDEIRQIDGDALTIRAGWEDIRKGVAIQAPGADITPEALTYRVTVPPHGHWTAVLTVIPSIEGADYATAFVHRDGDGLSPRDRRRQAWVSNIPVVQMGNRSIERTLRRSYEDLGALRIEDPDHPDRVVVAAGAPWFMALFGRDSLWASIMALPVDPSLAVGTIQTLADRQGSVVDEMSEEEPGKILHEVRFDVSSRLSLGGKSSYYGSVDATPLFVALLGEVSRWGFAADTVASLMPNVDRAMDWIRDYGDRDGDGFVEYERLNDRGLINQGWKDSWDGINFADGRLAEPPIALCEVQAYVYSAYLARSWIAYDSGDADLAVKYRDLAARLKRQFNEQFWLPEHGYYAVALDARKRPVDACASNMGHGLLFGLIDEDKAPLVVERLMSPEMFSGWGVRTLASDMGAYNPVSYHNGSVWPHDNAIIAAGLLRYGFVAEAQRVATALLEAAEYSDGRLPELFCGFSREHYDEPVPYPTACSPQAWAATTPIMLVKSLMGYYPDVALGGLWMDPVLPESYGGVHITNAPMAGGRITIDIAGCSASVRGLPEGMVLRHGSRPWAADLVERAARRGKA is encoded by the coding sequence ATGGCTGGATGGAATGCTGACACTGCTGCCGGGCCCCTCGGTTCAGCAACGGTCACCTTGATAGAGGGGGCCTCCTTTTGCATCTCATCGGATAGCGGAGATCTTCAGCCTGAGTACCCGCACGGGGTTTTTGTCGAGGATACGCGAATCCTATCCCGCTGGAATTTGACCGTTAACGGCCAGCCGCTGGAGCCCTTGGCCGCCAAGACCAAGCAGCCCTATCGTGGTTTCTTCGTCGGTCGGGTACATCGCTCGGATGGATACGCAGACAGCCCGCTGATCGTCGAACGACTCCGTGAGGTAGGTGCCGGAATCCTGGAACAGATCACGGTCAGAAACTACTCACCAACCCCTGCCGAGTGCATTGTTTCCTTTAAAGCCGAAGCGGACTTCGCGGACCTCTTCGAGGTGAAAGAAGCACGCATACAGCGGTGCTGGGATGAAATCCGCCAGATTGATGGCGACGCACTCACTATCCGGGCCGGCTGGGAGGACATTCGGAAGGGCGTGGCCATCCAAGCCCCCGGAGCAGACATTACGCCGGAGGCGCTCACGTACCGCGTGACCGTCCCGCCGCACGGCCATTGGACCGCGGTCCTGACCGTGATACCCAGCATCGAGGGGGCCGACTACGCGACCGCGTTTGTCCACCGAGACGGGGACGGCTTGTCGCCCAGGGACCGGCGCCGGCAGGCGTGGGTGTCCAATATCCCGGTCGTGCAGATGGGTAACCGCTCCATTGAGCGGACTCTGCGGCGCAGCTACGAAGATTTGGGTGCGCTTCGCATTGAGGATCCTGACCACCCGGATCGGGTGGTGGTTGCTGCCGGCGCGCCATGGTTCATGGCGCTGTTCGGCAGGGACTCGTTATGGGCTTCGATCATGGCGCTGCCTGTCGACCCATCCCTGGCTGTCGGTACTATCCAGACCTTGGCTGACCGCCAGGGCAGCGTCGTGGACGAGATGAGCGAGGAGGAGCCGGGCAAGATCCTGCACGAAGTTCGGTTCGACGTGTCCAGCAGGTTGTCCTTGGGCGGCAAGTCCTCGTACTACGGCAGCGTCGACGCCACACCGCTGTTCGTGGCCTTGCTCGGGGAAGTCAGTCGCTGGGGTTTCGCCGCGGATACGGTTGCGTCACTAATGCCCAACGTGGACCGCGCGATGGACTGGATCCGGGACTACGGGGACAGGGACGGGGACGGTTTCGTGGAGTATGAGCGTCTCAACGACCGCGGGCTGATCAACCAGGGATGGAAGGACTCCTGGGACGGCATCAACTTTGCTGATGGCAGGCTGGCCGAGCCTCCGATCGCGCTGTGCGAGGTGCAGGCCTATGTATATAGCGCGTATTTGGCGCGCTCCTGGATAGCCTATGATTCCGGTGACGCGGACTTGGCCGTGAAGTACCGGGACCTCGCTGCACGGCTGAAGAGGCAGTTCAATGAACAGTTTTGGCTGCCTGAGCACGGCTACTATGCCGTTGCCCTTGACGCCAGAAAGAGACCGGTTGATGCCTGTGCTTCCAACATGGGTCACGGCCTGCTGTTCGGACTCATCGATGAGGACAAGGCCCCGCTCGTAGTGGAACGCCTGATGTCCCCTGAGATGTTCAGCGGATGGGGTGTCCGTACTCTGGCCAGCGACATGGGCGCCTACAACCCCGTCAGCTACCACAACGGGTCGGTGTGGCCGCATGACAACGCGATCATCGCGGCCGGTCTGCTTCGCTACGGCTTCGTAGCCGAGGCACAGCGGGTCGCAACTGCCCTGCTGGAGGCGGCCGAATATTCGGATGGGCGACTGCCCGAACTGTTCTGCGGCTTTAGCCGGGAGCACTATGACGAGCCCGTGCCGTACCCCACAGCCTGCTCGCCCCAGGCCTGGGCTGCCACCACCCCCATTATGCTTGTCAAGAGCCTGATGGGTTACTACCCAGATGTCGCCCTCGGCGGCCTATGGATGGATCCCGTCCTCCCGGAATCCTACGGCGGTGTGCACATCACCAACGCTCCCATGGCAGGCGGCCGTATCACCATCGACATCGCCGGATGTTCTGCGTCTGTCCGGGGGCTACCCGAGGGTATGGTGCTCCGGCACGGTTCGCGCCCTTGGGCGGCGGACCTCGTGGAACGTGCGGCAAGGCGCGGAAAGGCTTAG
- a CDS encoding NADPH:quinone reductase, producing the protein MKAIVYEETGSSSVLKLQDKPLTHPGTDEVRVRVVVSGVNPTDWKSRAGGGVSTALEAPKVPNQDGAGVIDAIGSGVTGLSVGDRVWLWDVAWGSNEGTAQEYAVVPAAKAVPLPDAESFDTGASVGIPALTAHRALTANEDGPARLSPGALAGLTVLVTGGAGAVGHASIQLANWAGATVITTVSGDRKAELARLAGAHTVINYRTDDVVTAVRQAAPGGVDSIVDVNAPANIDTGVQVLKPSGTIAIYAANPGESVTVPIRESMTKNVRYQFILTYTVTDEQKQHAVAAVSEALKAGALRVGEEHGLPLTRFPLRATGAAHDAVEQGTIGKVLIDVAP; encoded by the coding sequence GTGAAAGCGATTGTGTACGAAGAAACAGGTTCGTCCTCAGTGCTGAAGCTTCAGGACAAACCGCTGACTCATCCCGGCACGGATGAGGTCCGGGTCCGCGTGGTCGTCTCCGGTGTGAACCCCACCGACTGGAAGTCCCGGGCAGGCGGAGGAGTAAGCACCGCCCTGGAAGCGCCGAAGGTCCCTAACCAGGACGGCGCCGGAGTGATCGACGCGATCGGATCCGGAGTGACAGGGCTCAGTGTCGGAGACCGGGTCTGGCTCTGGGACGTCGCCTGGGGCAGTAACGAGGGCACCGCACAGGAGTATGCCGTCGTACCGGCGGCCAAAGCAGTCCCGCTGCCGGACGCTGAGTCCTTCGACACTGGTGCGTCCGTCGGTATCCCCGCCCTGACAGCGCACCGGGCGCTGACCGCGAACGAGGACGGCCCTGCCAGGCTCTCCCCCGGAGCCTTGGCGGGACTCACGGTACTGGTCACTGGCGGCGCAGGCGCAGTGGGGCACGCTTCCATTCAGCTCGCCAACTGGGCCGGAGCAACCGTCATCACCACCGTCAGCGGAGACCGGAAAGCTGAACTCGCACGCCTAGCCGGAGCCCATACAGTCATCAACTACCGCACCGACGACGTTGTCACTGCTGTCCGCCAGGCCGCCCCCGGCGGCGTCGATAGCATCGTCGACGTTAACGCTCCAGCGAACATCGACACCGGCGTGCAGGTGCTCAAGCCAAGCGGAACCATAGCCATCTACGCGGCAAATCCAGGGGAATCAGTGACGGTTCCCATCCGTGAAAGCATGACGAAGAACGTCCGGTACCAGTTCATCCTCACCTACACGGTCACCGACGAGCAGAAACAGCACGCCGTCGCCGCCGTCTCCGAGGCGCTGAAGGCCGGCGCGTTGCGCGTCGGTGAAGAACACGGCCTGCCGCTAACCCGCTTCCCACTCCGGGCGACCGGTGCAGCACACGACGCTGTGGAGCAGGGCACCATCGGTAAGGTGCTCATCGACGTCGCACCATAA
- a CDS encoding ATP-dependent DNA ligase, whose protein sequence is MLLDELVRTSEAVAATRSRLAKVNELAGLLLRLDPADIPTAVGLLTAKPRQGRVGIGWSGIRTARSEPAPEPTLTIAHLDLALDRLLAAAGAGSTVERAATLRTLMAEATEREQAFIAGVLLGELRTGALEGVLTDAVARAAGRPLEAVRRAAMLSGDLGGTALLAITGTAAQLDAVGLVVGRPVQPMLAATAASASEALEATGEASVEYKLDGARIQVHRAGDDVRIYTRTLAEVTHRLPEVVEVVRGLPVRDVILDGETLALDEDGGPRPFQETMSRFGANAARATLLHPWFFDVLHIDGRDLLDEPLSTRIGVLERIAPGHRIPGKITADAAVAESVSRDALAAGHEGVVVKAVGSAYAAGRRGSNWIKVKPVLTYDLVVLACEWGSGRRTGLLSNLHLGALDPVGEFGEPGGYVMVGKTFKGLTDALLQWQTERFQELEVRRTAGTVWTEPVTVVEIAIDGVQKSPRYPGGIALRFARVKRYRDDKTAAEADTIQTLRALLRTPPG, encoded by the coding sequence ATGCTGCTCGATGAGCTCGTGAGGACCTCGGAAGCCGTCGCGGCCACTCGCTCCCGGCTCGCCAAGGTCAACGAACTGGCAGGCCTGCTGCTCCGGCTCGACCCCGCGGACATCCCGACGGCGGTCGGCTTGCTCACCGCTAAGCCTCGCCAGGGCCGAGTCGGGATCGGCTGGAGCGGCATAAGGACAGCAAGGAGCGAGCCCGCGCCTGAGCCGACTCTCACCATCGCGCACCTCGACCTTGCATTGGATCGGCTGCTGGCAGCCGCAGGCGCTGGCTCGACGGTGGAACGCGCCGCCACCCTTCGGACTCTGATGGCGGAAGCCACCGAACGAGAGCAGGCCTTCATCGCCGGCGTGCTGCTCGGAGAACTTCGTACCGGCGCACTCGAGGGCGTACTGACGGATGCGGTCGCCCGCGCCGCCGGCCGGCCCCTCGAGGCCGTACGCCGCGCAGCGATGCTCTCCGGTGATCTCGGCGGGACCGCCCTGCTGGCGATTACAGGCACCGCCGCCCAGCTTGACGCGGTCGGCCTCGTCGTCGGGCGTCCCGTGCAGCCCATGCTCGCCGCAACCGCGGCGAGTGCTAGTGAGGCGCTGGAGGCGACGGGGGAAGCGTCGGTGGAATACAAGCTCGACGGCGCACGCATCCAGGTGCACCGTGCCGGCGACGACGTGCGCATCTACACCCGCACCCTGGCGGAGGTGACCCACCGGCTGCCTGAGGTGGTAGAGGTGGTGCGCGGACTGCCCGTGCGCGATGTGATTCTCGACGGCGAGACCCTGGCCCTTGACGAGGACGGCGGCCCCCGGCCGTTCCAGGAGACCATGTCCCGGTTCGGGGCGAACGCGGCGCGCGCCACGCTGCTGCATCCGTGGTTCTTCGACGTGCTGCACATTGACGGGCGCGACCTGCTCGACGAGCCGTTGTCCACACGCATCGGCGTGCTCGAGCGCATCGCCCCCGGTCACCGCATCCCGGGGAAAATCACTGCGGATGCGGCTGTTGCCGAGTCAGTGTCACGCGATGCGCTGGCCGCCGGCCATGAGGGCGTGGTCGTGAAGGCGGTGGGCTCTGCCTACGCCGCCGGGCGGCGGGGTTCGAACTGGATCAAGGTGAAGCCCGTGCTCACCTACGACCTGGTGGTGCTCGCCTGCGAATGGGGGTCAGGACGGCGCACCGGGCTGCTGTCGAATCTGCACCTCGGAGCCCTGGACCCTGTTGGCGAGTTCGGCGAACCTGGCGGTTACGTGATGGTGGGCAAGACTTTCAAGGGCCTCACCGACGCGCTGCTGCAATGGCAGACCGAAAGGTTTCAGGAGTTGGAGGTGCGGCGTACGGCGGGTACGGTGTGGACCGAGCCGGTCACCGTGGTCGAGATCGCCATCGACGGCGTCCAGAAATCTCCCCGATATCCGGGTGGAATCGCCCTTCGGTTCGCGCGCGTCAAGCGCTACCGCGACGACAAGACGGCCGCGGAGGCCGACACCATCCAGACCTTGCGCGCCCTGCTCCGTACCCCACCGGGCTGA
- a CDS encoding dihydrofolate reductase family protein yields MGIIVANLFVTLDGVYQAPGGSEEDTAGGFAFGGWQAPVSDDEAGAAIGQEIGRIDALLVGRKTYEIFAAYWPHQSGEIGGTLNRVPKFVVSHSLAAPAWAGTKVLPDAASAGRLREEFDEVHMFGSGVLIRSLLAADLLDRLHLWLYPLTLGQGKRIFDAGTVPASFRLAEPARTFPKGAVSLVYERAGSVATQDMPDA; encoded by the coding sequence GTGGGAATCATCGTCGCCAACCTGTTTGTCACCCTCGACGGCGTCTACCAGGCCCCGGGCGGCAGCGAAGAAGATACCGCGGGCGGATTCGCCTTCGGTGGCTGGCAGGCGCCGGTGTCCGACGACGAGGCCGGCGCTGCCATCGGCCAGGAGATCGGCCGCATCGACGCCCTGCTCGTCGGCCGGAAGACCTACGAGATTTTTGCGGCGTACTGGCCGCACCAGTCCGGCGAGATCGGCGGCACGCTCAACCGAGTGCCCAAGTTTGTCGTCTCCCATTCACTGGCTGCTCCGGCGTGGGCGGGCACCAAGGTGCTGCCAGATGCTGCGTCAGCGGGCCGGCTCCGTGAAGAGTTCGACGAGGTGCACATGTTCGGCAGCGGCGTCCTCATCCGGTCGCTGCTGGCGGCGGACCTGCTGGACCGCCTCCACCTGTGGCTTTATCCGCTCACCCTCGGGCAGGGCAAGCGCATCTTCGACGCCGGGACCGTCCCCGCCTCCTTCCGCCTCGCCGAGCCGGCGCGCACCTTCCCGAAGGGGGCAGTGTCGTTGGTCTACGAGCGCGCGGGCAGCGTGGCGACGCAGGACATGCCGGACGCCTGA
- a CDS encoding 2-hydroxyacid dehydrogenase, which translates to MSRVVVTGRVPDAALEKLRAEHEVDAWTGTESISREELLRRVAGADAIVSLLTERIDGELLDAAGPQLKVVSNVAVGYDNIDVPACTGRGIIATNTPGVLTEATADIAFGLILMATRRLGEGERLIRAGQPWKWGMFFLLGSSLQGKTLGVVGMGGIGQATARRAKAFGMDIVYQSRSEIDPAIAAELGARRVDLDELLTVSDVISLHCPYGPATHHLIGAEQLSAMKSSTYLVNTARGPIVDEAALAAALREGVIAGAGLDVFEKEPQVHPELLDLENVTLVPHLGSATVETRTAMAVLAADNTLAVLRGEQPPTPID; encoded by the coding sequence ATGAGCCGGGTAGTCGTTACGGGCAGGGTGCCCGACGCAGCGCTGGAAAAGCTTCGTGCCGAGCACGAGGTCGATGCATGGACCGGAACGGAATCGATCAGCCGCGAGGAGCTGCTGCGCCGCGTGGCCGGGGCCGATGCCATCGTGAGCCTCCTCACCGAACGTATCGACGGCGAGCTGCTCGACGCCGCGGGCCCGCAGCTCAAGGTCGTCTCCAACGTCGCCGTCGGCTACGACAACATCGACGTGCCCGCCTGCACCGGACGTGGCATCATCGCCACCAACACCCCCGGCGTGCTCACCGAGGCCACCGCCGACATCGCGTTCGGGCTCATCCTGATGGCAACCCGCCGCCTCGGCGAGGGCGAACGGCTCATCCGCGCCGGCCAGCCGTGGAAGTGGGGCATGTTCTTCCTGCTCGGGTCCAGCCTGCAGGGCAAGACCCTCGGCGTCGTCGGCATGGGCGGCATCGGCCAGGCGACAGCACGCCGCGCCAAGGCCTTCGGCATGGACATCGTCTACCAGTCGCGCAGCGAGATCGATCCCGCGATCGCCGCGGAACTGGGCGCCCGCCGGGTCGACCTCGACGAGCTGCTGACTGTTTCCGATGTCATTTCGCTGCACTGCCCTTACGGACCGGCAACGCACCATCTGATCGGCGCCGAGCAGCTTTCAGCGATGAAGAGCTCCACCTACCTCGTCAACACCGCACGCGGACCGATCGTCGACGAAGCGGCCCTCGCCGCCGCGCTGCGCGAAGGCGTCATCGCGGGCGCCGGGCTTGACGTCTTCGAGAAGGAGCCGCAGGTCCACCCCGAGTTGCTCGACCTGGAAAACGTGACACTCGTGCCTCACCTCGGCTCGGCCACCGTCGAGACGCGCACCGCCATGGCAGTACTCGCCGCCGACAACACGCTCGCCGTACTCCGCGGCGAGCAGCCGCCCACGCCGATCGACTAG
- a CDS encoding pyridoxal phosphate-dependent aminotransferase, translated as MQKLAHRLERLGTETAFSVAQAAAAWKAKGNLVYPFHLGDINIPTAPNIVEAMNRAIADGYTGYCPGPGIPQLREALADDIGSRRGVQFSPENVVVMTGGKPVITKFLQAVMNPGQEVLYPNPGFPIYESQIEYLGGTAVPYRYVPTSTGFAIDLEQIRASITPNTAAIIYNDLQNPISAESTAAEREAIAQLAIEHDLWVLSDEAYFETRYEGVSSSITSIPGMAERTVILYTFSKKFAMTGSRLGCAVAPREIAQVLSTLNTNDESCTTHYVQWAGVEALQGPQDSVQQMLDTLQTRRDTACELVNSIPGMHVAVPQSTFYLFPDVTEVMERMGYTAVGDFASDALYKTGVSFCTREHFGRRLPGEDRQYIRLAYSGIEASSIREGLGRLREWIVTA; from the coding sequence ATGCAGAAGCTCGCGCACCGGCTCGAACGCCTGGGCACCGAAACCGCCTTCAGCGTCGCACAGGCAGCCGCCGCCTGGAAGGCAAAGGGGAACCTGGTGTACCCCTTCCACCTCGGCGATATAAACATCCCCACTGCTCCGAACATCGTGGAAGCGATGAACCGGGCCATCGCGGACGGCTACACGGGCTACTGCCCCGGGCCCGGCATCCCGCAACTGCGTGAGGCCCTTGCCGACGACATAGGCTCGCGCCGCGGTGTCCAGTTCTCCCCCGAGAACGTGGTGGTGATGACCGGCGGCAAGCCCGTCATCACGAAGTTCCTGCAGGCGGTCATGAACCCCGGCCAGGAAGTGCTCTACCCCAACCCCGGCTTCCCTATCTACGAATCGCAGATCGAGTACCTCGGCGGCACCGCCGTGCCGTACCGCTACGTGCCCACGAGCACGGGCTTCGCGATCGACCTTGAGCAGATCCGCGCCTCGATCACCCCGAACACTGCCGCCATCATCTACAACGACCTGCAGAACCCCATCTCTGCCGAGTCGACCGCAGCCGAGCGCGAGGCCATCGCACAGCTCGCGATCGAACACGACCTCTGGGTACTCTCCGACGAGGCCTACTTCGAGACCCGCTACGAGGGCGTCTCGAGCTCGATCACATCGATTCCCGGCATGGCCGAGCGCACCGTCATCCTCTACACGTTCAGCAAGAAGTTCGCCATGACCGGCTCACGCCTGGGCTGCGCCGTCGCCCCGCGCGAGATCGCCCAGGTGCTCAGCACGCTGAACACCAACGACGAGTCCTGCACCACTCACTACGTGCAGTGGGCCGGCGTCGAAGCGCTCCAAGGCCCCCAGGATTCCGTGCAGCAGATGCTTGACACCCTGCAGACGCGCCGCGACACCGCCTGCGAGCTAGTGAACTCCATCCCCGGCATGCACGTCGCCGTGCCGCAGTCGACGTTCTACCTGTTCCCCGACGTCACCGAGGTCATGGAGCGCATGGGCTACACGGCAGTCGGCGACTTCGCCTCGGACGCCCTGTACAAGACAGGCGTCTCCTTCTGCACCCGGGAGCATTTCGGCCGGCGCCTGCCCGGTGAGGACCGGCAGTACATCCGGCTCGCCTACTCGGGCATCGAGGCGTCATCTATCCGCGAGGGCCTCGGACGGCTGCGCGAATGGATCGTGACCGCATGA